GTTAGCATCCGCAGCGCCCATTCCGACCATGGCCATAAACAGGGGAATGAGCGGAGCCGTGGCAAGAAGAATAAGCGAGGCGGCCCAGTTCACCGGGAACAGCAGGATCAGCACCATACAGGGGATCACGCCCGCCAGCATCATCTGCGGCAGGTAGCGCGCGTAGTAATCCTGCATCTCCTCAATCTGTTCCAGCAGCAGGGTAGCCCAGCTTCCGGCTGGTTTGCCCTGGATCCATGCCGGGCCGAGATCGGTCAGCCGGTCCAGTACGCGCTGGCGCAGCGCAAGGCGGATGGCCTGTCCGGCTTTAAAGCCCGCCTTTTCCCGCAGCCATGCCAGCAGGGCACGCGCGGCAAAACAGGCCAGCAGTAAGATGAAATCAACCCCCAGGGTCTCGCGGGGCAGGTGGTCGATAATCAGCGCCTGCAGCAGGGAGGCAAGGAACCACGCCTGAGCCAGAATAAGCAGCGCGCTCAGCGTGCCGAGCAGGGATGAGATCCGCAGCCAGCGATGGCCGTGAACACTTTGACTTTTCAGCCAGCGGGTGAGTTGTTGTTGTCGTGTTTTATTCATGTGTTGCCGAGTTGCCCTGACGTAAACGGTAGTGAGGCAGAAGCCCCCAGGAAGATCGGTGTCAAGCGCGGCAATGTTACAATGCGGAGGATAAAAAGGCGACAATTGCTCGTCGCCTCAGGCAAGATAAGCTCAGAGTTTTAACAACTTACTGATTATTTTTAACTAAACCGTCAAGATAACGTTCTGCATCCAGTGCCGCCATACAGCCGGTGCCCGCGGACGTAATGGCCTGACGATAAATATGATCCATCACATCGCCCGCAGCGAATACGCCAGGAATGCTGCTCTGGGTGGCATTACCATGAATACCGGACTGAACTTTGATATAGCCGTTTTCCAGTTCAAGCTGACCGTTGAAAATGCCGGTGTTAGGGCTGTGGCCGATAGCCACGAACAGACCCGCCACGTGAAGCTCTTCGGTCTGCGTTTCATCATGCGTTGAACGCAGGCGTAACGCGCTGACGCCCATCTGATCGCCGAGGACTTCGTCCAGCGTGCGGTCGGTGTGCAGCACGATATTGCCGTTTTTCACCTTTTCCATCAGCCGGTCAATCAGGATCTTCTCCGCGCGGAAACTGTCGCGACGGTGGATCAGGTGAACCTCAGCGGCGATGTTGGCCAGGTAAAGCGCCTCTTCAACGGCGGTATTACCACCGCCGATGACGGCGACTTTCTGATTGCGATAGAAAAAGCCGTCGCAGGTGGCGCAGGCGGAAACGCCACGGCCCTTAAACTCATCTTCAGACGGCAGACCCAGATAACGTGCGGAAGCACCGGTGGCGATGATCAGCGCATCAGCGGTGTATTCGCCTTCATCGCCGGTCAGACGGAACGGACGATTCTGCAGATCCACACTGTGAATATGGTCAAAAATAATCTCGGTGTTAAATTTCACCGCGTGTTCGTGCATGCGTTCCATCAGCAGCGGACCGGTCAGCTCATTAGCATCTCCCGGCCAGTTTTCAACGTCGGTCGTGGTGGTGAGCTGGCCACCTTTTTCGAGACCGGTAATCAGTACCGGATTCAGGTTGGCCCTGGCCGCATAAACGGCGGCGGTGTAGCCTGCCGGACCCGAACCAAGAATCAGTAACTTACTGTGTTTAGCCGTACCCATGAGATCCTCATTAATTAACTGACGAGCATGGTTGGGATTGTAGGGAATTTAGCGGTGCAAAAAAAGCATTCTGCGATTTTGTTAACGATTAATGAAAAAGGCTAAACCAATCATTGCCGCAGAACGAATACGCTTTGCGCAAAAAAACAGCAATTACTGCTTTTTAACGATGGTGGGTAAGAAAAATTGTCATTGAAAAACAGAGAGCCAGCCTGTTATCTGGAATGTTGTACTGGTTTTGGTTGTTTTACTTTGACAATCGGCTGTTGTTTTGCGAAAACATTATTGGAAGCGGAGAATATTTAAGATAGCGCAGCGGCGATTTTGTCTGTTTTGCGTTCGTCCTCGAATAAACTCAGTCTGTCATTTGGAATGACGCATGGTGTGGACAGACAACATGCGTCATGCAGATGAGGCGTGAAATATCGCAGCAGGCTCTATGTCTTCACTTAGAACGACTCTGTAAACGACTCAGCGTGCAGGGTAGGCAGGTAAAGGGAAGGATTTAAGAGAGACAATAATAATG
The sequence above is a segment of the Erwinia sp. SLM-02 genome. Coding sequences within it:
- the trxB gene encoding thioredoxin-disulfide reductase, with translation MGTAKHSKLLILGSGPAGYTAAVYAARANLNPVLITGLEKGGQLTTTTDVENWPGDANELTGPLLMERMHEHAVKFNTEIIFDHIHSVDLQNRPFRLTGDEGEYTADALIIATGASARYLGLPSEDEFKGRGVSACATCDGFFYRNQKVAVIGGGNTAVEEALYLANIAAEVHLIHRRDSFRAEKILIDRLMEKVKNGNIVLHTDRTLDEVLGDQMGVSALRLRSTHDETQTEELHVAGLFVAIGHSPNTGIFNGQLELENGYIKVQSGIHGNATQSSIPGVFAAGDVMDHIYRQAITSAGTGCMAALDAERYLDGLVKNNQ